One Sparus aurata chromosome 23, fSpaAur1.1, whole genome shotgun sequence genomic window, CCTTTTGAACGCGTTCCCTGTTCAGGAAAATATCACAAAGATTCAGGACAATTAAAAGaattctgttttatatttttccatTGTGATTTCAGAGAGCAGTTTTTACGCAAGAATAAAACCTATAGCATACTGCTGTTTCTTACCTGTGTGCCTCTTCATGCAGTCATTATGCATGTTAATTTAATTGTTCTTCTACATCACACAGATGTCATTGGTTAAAGAGGttacaaaacatgtttataacacattTAGTAAaacgtgtctgtttgtgtgtgaattgtTCCCACTTTCTTGTCTCTGCTTTGGGTTCCCATTGGTCAGATCACTGCATTGTCTGGTTTGTGTTAAGAGTTCAGGGAGTGGCCAGTTTGCCTTTCATAACCAGAGCTGGAATAAATAGTCCCTTTGGAATGAACTGCGAAGATACAATTTACGGATTTAAGGGAACCAAACTGCTGCCATGATGTAAGTACAGTTCCACTGTCCAGATTGTCTCAGATGAAATCATTGAACAATAGAAATGTTTTGGTGTCTGAACTAAACTTAATCTATCTCCTTTTTACTGAATGAACACAAATGTCTTAAGTGCTGAGTGAAAAtattctgtatttgtgttttaggATGTTTCTTGCAGGATTAGTCGGCTTTCTGCTGGTGCTGACAGCTGAGGCCAGAGTTGGGTAAGAAAACTGAATCTAACATaattttcaccatttttaaaaaatgttttcccaaTAAAGTTTAAAGTTAGTAGAAAACTGGAATCACTGTTACTTCCACAAACCAAATTAGAAAATTACCAGTCAGCTCATAGATTGATTGATAGGTAAACAAGGAATTGAGGATAGTGATCAAATTTTCACTCAGATCTTGGTAAAGATTATGTTAATGTCAGCATCTGTTGCTTTTTGGTAAGACTTTCTGTTCTGATTTCACAGGAACTCTTCTGAGTTAGCGTTCTGTACTGAAACAGAACAATGTCTGGTGTTCGACCCGGTTTGTAAGACTCCACAATATGAGGTGAGAGAAACCTTTTCCACATTTCAGGGCTGAGAAACTTTCATAAAGCTCACTCCCCCGTGTTTCTTCTTGTCCTTCAGGTCCGTCACTATGGGTCCGCAAAATGGGTCACAACTGACGAGACACACTACATCATGGAGTTTGCCTCAATGAGAGCTTTCAGACGACTGTTTAAATACATCACTGGTGACAATGTGGaaggtgtgtttgcatgtttatcCACTCGTTCATTCGTGCGTTAATCGCTTATTGAAACAGGCAGTTTCATTGAGATCAGATGGTTCTTTTCAAAATAGTAAACATAAAAAGCATAAGCGTtgacaaacacagaacatcagAACACGATGCACATACACAGTACAGCGTTTCAGCGTTACATGAAAGAATTCAGagcaacacacaaaaatgtgaaaaagaaacCAGAGATTTAACTTGCAAATAGTTCTGCAGCTCCATCCGTTTGTAAGGAACATATTATTTAAACTGAATCATTTCCTTTGGCCTCTGTGTGACCATGTGGTAGAGctaaacttaaaatgtcttttgaCTCAACATTATAATTACTGTATTTAGTTGTGATCAGAGTGCAAAGATAGGTTGGCGGTTTTATTGGACACACAGGTCAGGacattttttatgtgtttcctttttgtgacatctaaaaaaaacccagtatTGTCTTAATGTTTACATTCAGGAAAGAAAATCGAAATGACGGCTCCTGTTCTTATGAAAATGCCGGATGACAAGAGATTTTGGCAAGCGGGTGTCTACAAAATGGGTTTCTTGCTGCCAGCTGAACATCAGCAGAATCCCCCCAATCCCACTGATGATTCGGTAAGTTTCTCTGATGTAGCACCTTCCTTTAGTCCTCACTGCCACGATCTTGTTTGAATTCATTCCACCTACAACTCTGGCAGATAATTAATCTTTGCTGACTTGCAGGTGAGCATCGTTACATTGCCAGCTATGAAGGTGTATGTAAAGACCTACGGAGGATGGATGACTTCATATTCTGACAAAAGCAACGCCAATAGTCTGTCCTCGGCCCTGGACTTAGTCGGTGCGAAGTACAAGAAGGACTTCCATTATGCTGCTGGATACAACAGGTAAACGAATCATCAGCgataatcagacagaaacaaCCCAATCTGtagaataaatgtttgcaatGTAAATCTCTGCAAATCATGGATATGTTCAagctttatatttttttatttacctggTTCTGTGGCCACAAACACATCTGGTTTCAGGCTGACAATTGATGAAATGCCATCTCAATCATTCTCTGGCTTGGCACCAGCACTttgtcctccacctcctgacatgGAAGTCAGCACATATAGATGTAATGTGAACTTGATAGCGACACGTATTGTACAAATGTTAATATGGGACTGTATGTGTGACACGTTCAAAAaagtatctgtggtttgcagaaacttaaaATAGTGACACTTTATTCTGCAGCTGcgctgaaagaaaaacactaaagaaagacaaaaaataattgtgtgtgtgtgtgtgtgtgtgtgtgtgtgtgctccttgCAGTCCGATGACATGGTTTAAGAGGCACAATGAGGTGTGGTACGTCGTTGAGGACGAGCCGGAGTGTTCCAGCAGCAGTGAGGAGGATATGGACATGTCTCCCTTCGCTTAAATGTTGTGAGCCCTGAACAACGACAGCTTACAGCAGACAGCGTATATGGAAGGATGCTGTGGCTGCACATTGCTGCAAGACGCTATGTGCTATGATAACCTGCCAGTGAGAGCAcatattttagaaatgtaatgaATTTTATAGACAAGGCACTGCTGGTGACAATGATTCTACACTcgcttgatgtttttttctttttttttttttcaataaagttACCCTTTGCATTAATTTCTTGAGTTTTTTCTGAACAAATCAAAGCTCTCTTCTTTGGATCTATCCTAGAATGTGTCTAAAGCAGCTGGTTCAACAATAGATGAAGCCTGCAGAAGACAATTCAGGCTCAgtccagtttaaaaaaagtggTTTTCCACCACCAGGGGGCACAACAAAGCTCAAGAACACCATTACTTCAGGGATTAAACACACCATTTACAAGCTAATGTGCAGGTGTCATAACCAGCCACCCTTGAACTGGCCTACTCTTTGACGTCACTGTGAGCTTCATGACAGCAGCCTGTATCATTTGGGCGGTGAGGTTGCGCCTTATTATCTAAAGTAATGACTGGGAATGTGGCGCAATGCAATCCCTCACCGATTTCGCTATTAACATTGTTAATACATCAAATGAATAATATAACATTTCCTTATTTTACTATTCTTTTCTTGATTTCATTATTTAAGTTGATGAGCAGCTGATATTAAATTTAGCGGTGAAAAGTACAGTTTACTTTCACTCCATTACATGTCAGAGAAAATTATATATATCAATTAATATATCTTATCTATTTGTCAGCTGATGAACTGATTGAATAAACAAtcaagtttatcagtttgaacattaaatagcTTATATTTATACTGCATACAGTTGAATACAGGTGGAAAGGGATTTGCAAACTATATTGTCTGGTtgttatttacatttcacatttcacacagCAAGTTGTAAAGCCCTTGACCCCCTCACTGAACATTTCAGATGTCTCGgatgatttaatttgaatttacCTTCAAGGTACAAGGAGGAAGATCTCCAATATTTCAAAGAAAATCGCAATTATTCaagtatttttatttagttttatattTTCCCATATTTTCCCATTACTCATCTCATAATAACTCAGACTTAATGTGTGAATCCCCCAGTTGGAACCACTACATTCTTAACTGTTTATAAAAGTAGTTCCACTTCAGCCagctacaacaacaaaatgGTATTTACCCGCAGTTTTAATAATGTAATCatgtcatatataataacatcacagagggaagctgtttaatactttaagtatattttgcTGATCATAGTTCTGCACGTTAATTTAagaaatattttacattaaGAACCCTTACTTGTGCTGGAGCATTTGTATATTATTGTGCTGGTACCTTACCTCCACAACTGCAtaaattaacaataataatgccTTTATGTAAAACTCAAGGAATTAACATGAAAAGTGAGTGTATGTAGTTTTGACTGTGACTATCTGCACTCCGCAATGAACCCTTATCTTATCAGCTGAGTACCAAGATGGCTTCATGATACTGGAGTGATTTCACTACAGTAACTCTCGAGCAGGTGGAGATCTGACTGTCTCTCACGGACGGTCTGCTGACTGGCTGGGTAGGAGTGCCAGTCAGGAGAGGTTTTATGACACTCCCTGCAGATCGAAGTCCACCTGTGGGCCTCGAACAACCATCAGTCCACCGGGGCTGTTGGGCCTTCCTGCCGGCTTTTCTGTGACTCTCCTGCTGCGTCTGTCTGGTCTCCTGATCTTTGCAACAATGAAGATCCCGCTGGACTGAATGTGAAGCTCACGTCTCATCAGCCAGAATGGACTTACCTGGTTATCACCCACAGCAGCCCCAGGCTCTTGTCCACCATCCTGGAAACTTCCCAGAGGATCTGTTGACTTTGGAAGGATCATCAACATGTGAGTGCAAGATAGATAGAAACACTTTAGTCAGAAAATACCATTTGAATTGCACAATGGTATAAGGTTAAAAATGCTTCAGTGACTCTATCTTGAAAGTCAGAGTATAACAGTGTCTGAATATGTCTGTCAGACATGACAGTGATCACTTCCATGTGGAAAACCATATTTCGGCTACAGACATAAAAGGCACAAAAGCGGTTCCCTGTTAGGGATTTTTCATTTGGAAGACTGGTTCATGTGGAAGTCATAACCGGTGATCTCTAAGAATTATGTAAGATTCATATCTGCGATCATAGCTGAGTGATAAGGTACTGTCTGCAGGGGAGGGATGGTCCCATACTGCTCGCTATtctttcaacagctgagcaATAAACCTCATTACATGACACAGTTACAGCTCAGCAACATAGCACTCAACCAGAGTATTCTGCAGTGCTTTGAATCAGAACGGAGAATATTTCTGTTTACAGTCCAGACATATTAttaactagaatggcactcagtagagcacatacctccaccaaggcccagcAGCTCgctttaatttttatttagATATGCATC contains:
- the soul5 gene encoding heme-binding protein 2 encodes the protein MMMFLAGLVGFLLVLTAEARVGNSSELAFCTETEQCLVFDPVCKTPQYEVRHYGSAKWVTTDETHYIMEFASMRAFRRLFKYITGDNVEGKKIEMTAPVLMKMPDDKRFWQAGVYKMGFLLPAEHQQNPPNPTDDSVSIVTLPAMKVYVKTYGGWMTSYSDKSNANSLSSALDLVGAKYKKDFHYAAGYNSPMTWFKRHNEVWYVVEDEPECSSSSEEDMDMSPFA